The following proteins come from a genomic window of Synechococcus sp. NB0720_010:
- the ureE gene encoding urease accessory protein UreE, which translates to MALGSPQVEQGSAIVLVERRPKGVLPELGPKALTLALTADERTSLRGHRRSRCGRDLVLQLPRGAALQPGDQLLSDDGCWQVLVEAAPEPVMQVRSAEPLALLQAAYHLGNRHVAMELHPDRLVLLQDSVLAELLRQRQLQVDCLDAPFQPEAGAYAGVPHAHSHG; encoded by the coding sequence ATGGCCCTCGGGTCGCCTCAGGTGGAGCAGGGTTCAGCGATCGTGTTGGTGGAGCGCCGCCCCAAGGGTGTGCTGCCGGAGCTCGGCCCCAAGGCGTTGACCTTGGCGTTGACGGCGGATGAGCGCACCAGCCTGCGGGGCCATCGCCGCAGTCGCTGCGGGCGGGATCTGGTGCTGCAGCTTCCCCGGGGCGCTGCCCTGCAGCCCGGTGATCAGCTGCTGAGTGACGACGGCTGTTGGCAGGTTCTGGTGGAGGCGGCACCGGAGCCGGTGATGCAGGTGCGCAGCGCTGAGCCCCTGGCTCTGCTGCAGGCTGCTTATCACCTGGGTAATCGCCACGTGGCGATGGAGCTGCACCCCGACCGCTTGGTTCTGTTGCAGGACAGCGTGTTGGCGGAGCTGCTGCGCCAAAGGCAGCTGCAGGTGGACTGTCTGGATGCTCCATTTCAGCCCGAGGCCGGTGCCTATGCGGGCGTTCCCCATGCCCACTCCCATGGCTGA
- a CDS encoding urease accessory protein UreF codes for MADRQLARLRLYQLVSPALPVGAFSYSEGLEVLVQAGQVTSEQAMEDWLSAELRRGGVAIEAAALAPLMAFMRAWKDGEPQAEQELRSLDQWLLVQRESAELRAQQRQMGRSLLQLLADLGWPLPRAGTLLAWPAAYAWACAVLELDSPEVEEAYLYSWVSNQLSAAVRLVPLGPTQAQRLQLRLAPLLAQRAQELASMDPGQQWNGGVGAGLAQLRHAELYSRLFRS; via the coding sequence ATGGCTGATCGGCAACTGGCGCGGCTCAGGCTCTATCAACTGGTGAGTCCGGCCTTGCCGGTGGGGGCCTTCAGTTATTCCGAGGGTCTTGAGGTCTTGGTTCAGGCCGGTCAGGTCACCTCCGAGCAGGCGATGGAGGATTGGCTCAGCGCTGAGTTGCGGCGTGGTGGGGTGGCGATTGAGGCCGCAGCGCTCGCGCCCTTGATGGCGTTCATGCGCGCCTGGAAAGACGGTGAGCCGCAGGCGGAGCAGGAGCTGCGCAGCCTTGATCAGTGGTTGCTGGTGCAGCGGGAATCAGCGGAGCTGCGGGCTCAGCAGCGGCAGATGGGGCGTTCGCTCCTGCAGTTGTTGGCGGATCTGGGCTGGCCCTTGCCCCGAGCCGGAACGTTGTTGGCCTGGCCGGCGGCCTATGCCTGGGCCTGCGCGGTTTTGGAGTTGGACTCCCCGGAGGTGGAGGAGGCCTACCTCTATTCCTGGGTCTCCAACCAGCTCAGTGCAGCGGTGCGCTTGGTGCCTCTTGGGCCAACCCAGGCCCAGCGGCTGCAGTTGAGGCTCGCTCCGCTGCTCGCTCAGCGGGCTCAGGAGCTGGCGTCGATGGATCCAGGGCAGCAGTGGAATGGCGGCGTCGGTGCGGGGCTGGCCCAGCTGCGCCACGCAGAGCTCTACTCCCGCCTGTTCCGCAGTTGA
- the ureG gene encoding urease accessory protein UreG yields the protein MTTSRLRVGVAGPVGSGKTALVEALCRRLRDRLELAVVTNDIYTQEDAQFLTRAGALEPGRIRGVETGGCPHTAIREDCSINRAAVADLEAAYPNLDLVLVESGGDNLAASFSPELVDLCIYVIDVAAGDKIPRKGGPGITRSDLLVINKIDLAPMVGASLEVMERDTERMRSGRSWCFTNLHSGEGLEQVEAFLLQQLPK from the coding sequence ATGACCACCAGTCGTCTGCGGGTTGGTGTGGCTGGGCCCGTGGGCTCGGGTAAGACCGCCCTCGTCGAGGCCCTCTGCCGGCGCCTTCGCGATCGGTTGGAGCTGGCGGTGGTCACCAACGACATCTATACCCAGGAGGACGCCCAGTTCCTGACCCGCGCTGGCGCACTGGAGCCCGGCCGCATTCGCGGTGTGGAAACCGGGGGCTGTCCCCACACGGCGATCCGGGAGGACTGCTCGATCAATCGAGCTGCCGTCGCGGACCTCGAGGCGGCCTACCCGAATCTCGATCTGGTGTTGGTCGAGAGCGGCGGCGACAACTTGGCGGCGAGTTTCAGTCCGGAGTTGGTGGACCTCTGCATCTACGTCATTGACGTGGCCGCCGGCGACAAGATTCCGCGCAAGGGAGGGCCCGGCATCACCCGCTCGGACCTGCTGGTGATCAACAAGATCGATTTGGCTCCGATGGTGGGGGCCAGCCTGGAGGTCATGGAGCGTGACACCGAGCGGATGCGCTCGGGCCGGAGCTGGTGCTTCACCAACCTCCACAGCGGCGAGGGCCTCGAGCAGGTCGAGGCGTTTTTGCTGCAACAGCTACCGAAGTAG
- the urtA gene encoding urea ABC transporter substrate-binding protein → MRKSSLRLLTGATALATSVSLVACGGGDSASNVQYDDTVKVGILHSLTGTMAISESTLVDTEKMAIDEINAAGGVTVDGKKYKIEYIVEDGASDWPTFAEKSKKLIDQDKVPVVFGGWTSASRKAMLPVYESKDAFLYYPIQYEGQECSKNIFYTGATPNQQSEPATEFMFKKSPAAGKPFFLVGSDYVFPRTSNTITKQQLKSLGGKVVGEDYLPLGNTEVAPIIAKIKKAMPNGGVIINTLNGDQNVAFFKQIQDAGLTPANGYYVMSYSIAEEEISTIGPEFLEGHYGAWNYMMSIDTPASKKFAADFKKKYGSNRMVADPQESAYNMVYLWKAAVEKANSFDDDKVREALIGIEFDAPQGKVKVMPNHHLSQTVRIGEITKDGQFKILQSTNGPVAPQAWNQYEPSSKGYACDWTDAKKGERYKL, encoded by the coding sequence ATGCGAAAGTCTTCGTTGCGTCTGCTGACCGGTGCAACGGCTCTCGCCACCTCTGTGAGTCTGGTGGCTTGTGGTGGTGGTGATTCTGCCTCCAATGTTCAGTACGACGACACGGTTAAGGTCGGGATTCTTCACTCCTTGACCGGCACAATGGCGATCTCGGAGTCCACCCTGGTGGACACTGAGAAGATGGCTATTGATGAGATTAATGCCGCCGGTGGTGTCACCGTTGATGGCAAGAAATACAAGATTGAATACATCGTTGAAGACGGCGCTTCCGACTGGCCGACCTTCGCTGAGAAGTCCAAAAAGCTGATCGATCAGGACAAGGTGCCTGTGGTCTTCGGTGGTTGGACGTCAGCAAGCCGAAAGGCGATGTTGCCGGTCTACGAGTCGAAGGACGCGTTCCTCTACTACCCGATTCAGTACGAAGGTCAGGAGTGTTCCAAGAACATCTTCTACACCGGTGCAACTCCGAACCAGCAGTCGGAGCCTGCAACTGAGTTCATGTTCAAGAAGTCGCCTGCCGCTGGCAAGCCCTTCTTCCTGGTGGGATCCGACTACGTCTTCCCCCGCACCTCCAACACCATCACCAAGCAGCAGCTCAAGTCCCTGGGCGGCAAGGTGGTTGGCGAGGACTACCTGCCCCTGGGTAACACCGAGGTGGCTCCGATCATCGCCAAGATCAAAAAGGCGATGCCCAACGGCGGTGTGATCATCAACACCCTCAATGGTGACCAGAACGTTGCCTTCTTCAAGCAGATCCAGGACGCCGGTCTGACCCCGGCGAATGGCTACTACGTGATGAGCTACTCCATCGCGGAAGAAGAGATCAGCACCATTGGACCTGAGTTCCTTGAGGGCCACTACGGCGCCTGGAACTACATGATGTCGATCGATACCCCGGCATCGAAGAAGTTCGCCGCTGACTTCAAGAAGAAGTACGGCAGCAATCGCATGGTCGCTGACCCGCAGGAGTCGGCTTACAACATGGTCTACCTCTGGAAGGCCGCCGTTGAGAAGGCCAACAGCTTCGATGACGACAAGGTGCGCGAAGCCCTGATTGGTATCGAATTCGATGCGCCCCAGGGCAAGGTCAAGGTGATGCCGAACCACCACCTCTCCCAGACCGTGCGCATCGGTGAGATCACCAAGGACGGTCAGTTCAAGATCCTCCAGTCCACCAATGGTCCTGTGGCTCCCCAGGCCTGGAACCAGTACGAGCCCAGCTCCAAGGGCTACGCCTGCGACTGGACGGACGCCAAGAAGGGTGAGCGCTACAAGCTCTGA
- a CDS encoding branched-chain amino acid ABC transporter permease, translated as MQLLFESLFNGVAIGSVLLMAALGLAIVFGLMGVINLAHGELIMLGAYTTYVVQLIFKLPAFEPVYNLYVLVAIPLAFVVSGVVGILLERTVIRRLYGNPLETLLATWGVSLILQQFVRSVPLATAAGVVLALVVGFSLPLLLPAPLLEGPRARLVRAGCWATSALAGVLLAGGLASQISRIARATSRNVDVTAPQWMRGGLEWADLTLPVPRLVIIAMTVVSVLGVTLFLNRSVWGTRIRAVTQNRTMSDCLGIPTDTVDVLTFGIGSGLAGIAGVAVSLLGSVGPNVGGSYIVGCFMVVVLGGVGNLFGAVLASFAIGWLTDLIGAGRLLSLWPAMPSPLAATVKFFATTSMAQVMVFALIVLFLQFRPAGLFPQKGRMVEA; from the coding sequence GTGCAATTGCTGTTTGAAAGCCTCTTCAACGGAGTGGCCATCGGCTCGGTCTTGCTGATGGCCGCCCTTGGATTGGCGATTGTGTTCGGCTTGATGGGGGTGATCAACCTCGCCCATGGCGAGCTGATCATGCTCGGCGCCTACACGACCTACGTCGTGCAGCTGATCTTCAAGCTGCCGGCCTTTGAGCCCGTCTACAACCTCTATGTCTTGGTGGCGATTCCGCTGGCCTTCGTGGTGAGCGGCGTTGTCGGAATCCTGCTGGAGCGCACGGTCATTCGCCGTCTCTACGGCAATCCCCTGGAGACCCTGCTGGCGACCTGGGGCGTGAGCCTGATCCTCCAGCAGTTTGTGCGCAGTGTTCCGCTGGCGACGGCTGCTGGAGTGGTTCTCGCCTTGGTGGTGGGCTTCAGCTTGCCGCTGCTCTTGCCGGCCCCCCTGCTCGAAGGCCCGCGGGCGCGGCTGGTGCGTGCCGGCTGCTGGGCTACCTCGGCGCTTGCCGGGGTGCTGTTGGCCGGTGGACTGGCCTCCCAGATCTCGCGGATTGCCCGGGCGACCTCCCGCAACGTTGATGTGACTGCGCCCCAATGGATGCGCGGCGGCCTGGAGTGGGCCGATCTCACCCTGCCGGTGCCCCGATTGGTGATCATCGCGATGACGGTGGTTTCTGTTCTGGGCGTCACCCTGTTCCTCAACCGCAGCGTTTGGGGAACACGCATACGCGCGGTGACCCAGAACCGCACGATGAGCGACTGCCTTGGCATTCCCACCGACACGGTCGATGTCCTGACCTTTGGCATCGGCTCTGGACTGGCGGGGATCGCTGGTGTGGCTGTCTCGTTGTTGGGTTCGGTTGGGCCGAACGTCGGTGGTTCTTACATCGTGGGCTGCTTCATGGTTGTGGTGCTGGGCGGCGTCGGCAACCTCTTTGGCGCCGTTCTGGCGTCCTTCGCGATTGGTTGGCTGACCGATCTGATCGGCGCCGGCCGTCTGCTCAGCCTCTGGCCGGCCATGCCGTCGCCGCTGGCAGCCACGGTGAAGTTTTTTGCGACCACGAGCATGGCCCAGGTGATGGTCTTCGCCCTGATCGTGCTCTTCCTGCAATTCCGTCCCGCGGGCTTGTTCCCGCAGAAGGGACGCATGGTGGAGGCCTGA
- the urtC gene encoding urea ABC transporter permease subunit UrtC, which yields MFVRLQQSRWPKLLLWVVIIAAIVAAPAVLPVFRLNLLGRFLSLAIVALGIDLIWGFTGLLSLGQGIFFALGGYAAAMYLQLNSSAGFPNGIPEFFGLYGVKQLPAFWVPFHSPLFTLVAIWLIPAVLAAVLGNLVFRNRIKGVYFSILTQAALLVFFNFFNGQQKLINGTNGLKTDVTQLFGQMVGSPEMQRGFFWFTALMVIAAWAFVRWVVRGRFGDVLIAIRDDEPRLRFAGFNPTLFKTIVFAIAGGLAGIGGALYTVQSGIVSPQYMTVPFSIEMVIWVAVGGRGTLVGAILGAVAINYAKSLVSEAMPQSWLFIQGGLFILVVTALPEGVIGWWRSDGPRNLLSRLGIARRMGTYPQLELEGQEEVQP from the coding sequence ATGTTTGTACGCCTTCAACAGTCCCGCTGGCCAAAGCTGCTGCTTTGGGTGGTGATCATCGCTGCGATCGTCGCGGCTCCGGCGGTCCTTCCCGTCTTTCGACTCAACCTGCTGGGACGCTTTCTCTCCTTGGCGATCGTCGCCCTGGGCATCGATCTGATTTGGGGCTTCACGGGGTTGCTCAGCCTTGGGCAGGGCATCTTCTTTGCCTTGGGGGGCTATGCGGCCGCCATGTATCTGCAGCTGAATAGTTCAGCGGGTTTCCCCAATGGGATTCCGGAGTTCTTCGGTCTCTACGGCGTGAAGCAACTCCCGGCGTTCTGGGTTCCGTTCCATTCGCCCCTGTTCACCCTTGTGGCGATCTGGCTCATCCCCGCGGTGTTGGCCGCTGTTCTGGGGAACCTGGTTTTCCGCAACCGCATTAAAGGGGTCTACTTCTCGATCCTGACCCAGGCGGCCCTGCTGGTCTTTTTCAACTTCTTCAACGGCCAGCAGAAATTGATCAATGGCACCAACGGTCTCAAGACCGATGTGACCCAGCTGTTTGGTCAGATGGTGGGTTCACCAGAGATGCAGCGCGGCTTCTTCTGGTTCACCGCCTTGATGGTGATTGCGGCCTGGGCCTTTGTGCGCTGGGTGGTTCGTGGCCGCTTTGGCGATGTGTTGATCGCCATTCGCGATGACGAGCCCCGGCTGCGCTTTGCGGGGTTCAACCCCACCTTGTTCAAGACGATCGTCTTCGCGATTGCCGGTGGTCTGGCCGGCATCGGCGGAGCGCTCTACACGGTGCAATCGGGCATCGTTTCGCCTCAGTACATGACCGTTCCCTTCTCGATCGAGATGGTGATTTGGGTCGCCGTTGGCGGACGGGGAACCTTGGTGGGGGCGATCTTGGGTGCCGTGGCGATCAACTACGCCAAGAGCCTCGTGAGTGAAGCCATGCCCCAGAGCTGGCTGTTCATCCAGGGCGGTCTGTTCATCCTTGTGGTCACCGCTCTGCCGGAGGGTGTGATCGGTTGGTGGCGTAGCGACGGCCCCCGCAACCTGCTCTCGCGCCTGGGCATCGCCCGGCGCATGGGGACCTACCCGCAACTGGAACTGGAAGGACAAGAGGAGGTTCAGCCATGA
- the urtD gene encoding urea ABC transporter ATP-binding protein UrtD, producing the protein MSAPLLELSQITVSFDGFLALRDLNLSLQPGELRAVIGPNGAGKTTFLDVITGKTAPTEGDVVFKGRSLVGRAEHRIARLGIGRKFQSPRVFEKLSVQENLALAVSRPKQPWPLLFGGLGSGERDRVQHLMGIVNLQSRADWQAGALSHGQKQWLEIAMLVGQDPDLLLVDEPVAGLTDEETDLTADLLKSLAGDHTVLVIEHDMEFIRRLESPVTVLHQGHVLCEGTMDQVQDDPRVIEVYLGTSEEEHP; encoded by the coding sequence ATGAGTGCACCGTTGCTTGAGCTGAGCCAGATCACCGTCAGCTTTGACGGCTTTCTGGCCCTGCGCGATCTAAATCTCAGCCTCCAGCCCGGGGAGCTGCGGGCGGTGATCGGCCCGAATGGGGCCGGCAAGACCACCTTCTTGGATGTGATTACCGGCAAGACCGCTCCGACGGAGGGGGATGTGGTGTTCAAGGGCCGCTCCTTGGTGGGCCGCGCGGAGCACCGCATTGCCCGGTTGGGGATTGGTCGTAAGTTCCAAAGCCCGCGGGTGTTTGAGAAGCTCAGCGTTCAGGAGAATTTGGCCTTAGCGGTCAGCCGGCCGAAGCAGCCCTGGCCCCTGCTGTTTGGCGGTCTCGGTTCAGGGGAGCGCGATCGGGTTCAACACCTGATGGGCATCGTCAACCTGCAGAGCCGCGCCGATTGGCAGGCCGGAGCGCTCTCCCATGGCCAGAAGCAATGGCTGGAGATCGCGATGCTGGTGGGACAGGACCCCGATCTGCTGCTGGTGGATGAACCGGTGGCGGGCCTGACCGATGAGGAGACCGACCTGACGGCCGATTTGCTCAAGTCCCTCGCTGGTGATCACACCGTGCTGGTGATCGAGCACGACATGGAGTTCATCCGCCGCTTGGAGAGTCCCGTGACGGTGCTGCACCAGGGCCACGTCCTCTGCGAGGGAACGATGGATCAGGTGCAGGACGATCCCCGGGTGATTGAGGTCTATCTCGGAACATCAGAGGAGGAACACCCATGA
- the urtE gene encoding urea ABC transporter ATP-binding subunit UrtE: MTALLEIRGLNTYYGESHILRDVDLTVNAGEMVCLIGRNGVGKTTLLKSLIGLLRARQGTIVFNGAALDRQAPHQRARAGVGYVPQGREIIPQLTVEENLMLGMEALPGGLARHRRIDPFVYELFPILREFLPRKGGDLSGGQQQQLAIARALLGQPKLLLLDEPTEGIQPNIVQDIESAVRRIIAETGIGVLLVEQHLHFVRQADRYYAMQRGGIVASGPTGELSQDVVNRFLSV; the protein is encoded by the coding sequence ATGACCGCCCTGCTGGAGATCCGCGGGCTGAACACCTATTACGGCGAGAGCCACATCCTGCGCGATGTCGATCTCACCGTGAATGCCGGGGAGATGGTCTGCCTGATTGGCCGCAATGGGGTGGGAAAAACCACCCTGCTGAAGTCGTTGATCGGTTTGCTGCGGGCCCGTCAGGGCACGATCGTGTTCAACGGTGCGGCCCTGGACCGCCAGGCTCCCCACCAACGGGCGCGCGCTGGTGTGGGCTACGTCCCCCAGGGGCGCGAGATCATTCCGCAGCTGACGGTTGAGGAGAACCTGATGCTCGGCATGGAGGCCCTCCCCGGCGGATTGGCCCGCCACCGCCGCATTGATCCCTTCGTCTATGAGTTGTTCCCGATCCTGAGGGAGTTTTTACCCCGCAAGGGCGGGGACCTGAGCGGCGGTCAACAGCAGCAGTTGGCGATTGCCCGTGCCCTGCTGGGTCAGCCCAAGCTCCTGCTGTTGGACGAGCCCACCGAAGGGATTCAGCCCAACATCGTGCAGGACATTGAGTCCGCGGTGCGCCGGATCATTGCTGAGACCGGCATCGGTGTTCTGCTCGTCGAGCAGCACCTGCACTTCGTTCGCCAGGCCGATCGCTACTACGCGATGCAACGGGGGGGCATCGTGGCCAGCGGTCCCACCGGTGAGCTCAGTCAGGACGTAGTCAATCGCTTCCTCAGCGTCTGA
- a CDS encoding aminotransferase class IV: MTGHSLVWSDGRWGEANALQLPLNDRGLLLADGLFETVLVLDGRARLLEPHLERWRSSAALLGLPEPPQTAVVQPLVEEAIARCDLPAGQGALRLNWSAGSGGRGLDRPNALDPRFWLQLSAHTPTFAPVQVIISRHERRNGSSRLSHCKTFAYGQAVQARREARGAGAEDALLLSTSGELCCGTAANLLVQRQGQWLTPALSSGCLPGVMRGQLLERGLATESQLDATPQDGDRWLLINSLSCRPITSVDGAALTPLSLEEVRALFDPLLAD; the protein is encoded by the coding sequence GACCGCGGCCTGCTGCTCGCCGATGGCCTGTTCGAAACGGTGCTGGTGCTGGACGGACGTGCCCGTCTGCTGGAGCCCCACCTTGAGCGCTGGCGCAGTAGTGCGGCGCTGCTGGGCCTGCCCGAACCGCCCCAAACGGCCGTGGTCCAACCACTGGTGGAGGAAGCGATTGCGCGTTGCGACCTGCCTGCAGGCCAGGGCGCCCTGCGGCTGAACTGGAGTGCCGGCAGCGGTGGCCGCGGTCTGGATCGCCCAAACGCCCTGGATCCGCGCTTCTGGCTGCAGCTCAGCGCCCACACCCCGACGTTTGCGCCGGTTCAGGTCATCATCAGTCGCCATGAGCGGCGCAATGGCTCCAGCCGCCTGAGCCATTGCAAGACCTTTGCCTACGGGCAGGCGGTGCAAGCCCGCCGCGAGGCCCGCGGCGCCGGAGCCGAAGACGCCCTACTGCTGAGCACCAGCGGTGAACTCTGCTGCGGGACCGCCGCCAACCTGCTGGTGCAGCGTCAAGGGCAATGGCTCACGCCCGCGCTCAGCAGCGGCTGTCTCCCCGGGGTCATGCGGGGGCAACTGCTTGAGCGTGGCCTAGCCACAGAATCGCAGTTGGATGCCACACCCCAAGACGGCGACCGTTGGCTGCTGATCAACAGCCTCAGCTGCAGGCCCATCACCAGCGTGGATGGAGCCGCTCTGACTCCCCTCAGCTTGGAAGAGGTCAGAGCGCTCTTTGATCCACTTCTGGCGGACTGA